The Liolophura sinensis isolate JHLJ2023 chromosome 6, CUHK_Ljap_v2, whole genome shotgun sequence genomic sequence AGAATTTTTGCAATTCATCCTTTTCCACCTTCACAGAAAAAGTTTGGAAGCTTCTGGTGTATGGGATGGAAGTCGGAGATTAAAGTGTGTGGGGCCAAACCAAGTTGCCATTCCTGTGCTAGATGGTGCCACTGCCAAGAAGCTGTTGGAAGACCGATGGCCACAGCGTAATGAATGCATGGGTATTGAAGTCATAAGTCTTGATCTGCCTGCTTCCAAGACATCCCTACTTAAACAACCTCATGGGATTCTGGTGGAAAATATCAGAACATTGATGGAAAAGTCAAATATTGTTTTGACTCCTGACATGCTGAAAACAATTCCTAAACACTGGCAAATACATGGGGATCTCATCCTTCTGCCTAGTGGAGCATTTCCGGAGAGTAAATGGCCAGACACaggtattattttatttgactttaaACATAATATGTTAATGTGTTAAACATTATTTCCAATACAGTCTACAAGGATACATATTTATTATGCTCAAGTAGCTGTGATAGTTTTTATGGCAGTTTTCCTGTACATGAATGGATAGTATATTATTTGTAGTAAACAGattgtttgtgttgatattaTTAAAGGtgtagaaaacataaaaattacataaagttcagatgaaagcaGAAaggttgtaaatgtggtcttcaatattttttcgatttttgtttaaagagaaaaagacagtAATTTTTGTACAGTGGGTATTTGGTACGACCTTATTGTCTCTGCCtagtaatgttataaatgacattttagcTGCATGTAGAACCTgtttaatgaaaacattttattaatataCCTTCTCAGCTAAGAAATGTGTTCAGccttttatatttttgatatattcatatGTAATGTCATAATTCCGATTAGATGCAAGTTTTTGGATGTagacaacaaatttacattcaaataagttTATTGGACATGCATTGCATCATTagttagaacattattatgacAATATATTGCGACAGAATTGATTTTTAGTTGTGTGTAATTCTATGTTATAGGCTCTCAGCTATGGAATATTGTAGCTAAGGCTCTTGGTTGTCAGCGTGTTGCTAGGAAACATGCCATAGCAAGTGATGGCTTCCGATCACCTCAGGTGGACTTGTTGCTTGGAGACAGTGCATGGGTGGAGCATATTGATAATGGTATAAAGTGTGTACCTCCTGATGTtctgttgttgtctttttacTGATTGTGAACGCAATGTTAATTTGAATGTCAGCCTTGTTTGATCTGCTTGATTTAAAAGAGTAATTGTTGCAGTGAGAACTTACATTCTTATCACCTGCAAGAAATAACAACActagtataaatgtatatatatatacaaatgtatatatgctttgataaagtatcccacaggaaatttaaaaagcataattttttatttttgtgatgttacacaactgagatatcgcagttcagaGTAATCAAAGTCAAACACATTATGACAACGACAAGCGCTGTCATGTTATGAGTATTATCCAATCATGCACAAGTAACCATTTCTGTAACCTGGGAATGCGGCCATTTCAGCTTGTTTTCACGGCTCTTTCACCGTAAATAactcaggttatattatttgttgtcttttctattAAGCTAATCCTGTCTAAAGCAGAAGCctgaatggaaaaaaaaatttgcaagaTGACTTGCACTTGTGATCGTGTTGGATCTCAGAACAAAACAATGTTATGGTCCATGACAAAAGGACACACTGCAGGAGAGTCCAAGAAATTCTTTGGTTAATACTCAACATGGCTGGGAGTGAAAGTCATCTACAGCTGTGTAGTTAATACTTGGAGGATACAGCAGTGTTTTTGGCTGTGAGTTCTGGATAAAGAATTCATATATTTCCTATTGTAATGTTGTTTGTTATTAGCACTTAGTGACAGGAGACTAGTTGCTGCTGTTGGTGAACCTATGTTGTTGTATTTCAGGTACAGCTATGACATGACACAATGTATGTTTAGCTGCGGTAATGTGACAGAGAAGATGAGAGTGGCACAGTTTGATTGTAGAGGGGAAACTGTGGTGGATCTGTATGCAGGTGTGAAAATAGcggttaaaattaatttatccCAGTTACGCTTACATCTGGCACATCACTGGTAAACACTTTGATTAAATGTTACAGTTATCCTAAAGAGATACCTTTTGTATGTTGATCACAGGAATtgcatcattttaaaatttgtattttaaaaacttGTGTTTTGCTTTCCTTACCTTATTCTCTATACTTTGTCCTGGGATGGTActggccccgatggctcagtagGTGGAACATCCACTTTAGGGCAGGTAGATCGAGGATCAGttctgggttgggtcacacctaagacggtaaaagaggaagttgttgcttcctcgcttggcaatCAGCAATAAGGGGAAGTGCAGTTACTGGTttacccatatcagtataaaggctccgatggggtggcttacttgcctttggtaagtcgtctcattgaagcagcactagataaaagagcggtggaaatcagtcctgcaacaaggaggcacattacatgcactctaaggactccttcgtcgttacatgactggaaaattgttaagtacttcagtacaccccaagcactcacccactcactcctGGGATAGCTGTAATTAATGTAAACTAGCTATACACTTGAATTgcagattatttattttcatatcaaaTACATAGTATTAAGAATTTGGTCATTCCATTTCATACATTTATCTGTCCCAGTGTATCGTAAATTGTATTTGGTTGGGGAATCTGTCTGTAACTATTTTGACATggcatgtgtatttatgttttcaCAGGTATAGGCTACTTCACTTTACCATTCCTGGTACATGCCCATGCTCAGATGGTTCATGCCTGTGAATGGAATCCAGCTGCTGCAGAGAGTCTGAGGAGGAACTTGGCTCTGAATGGTGTGACTGAGAAATGTGTGGTACACGAGGGAGACAACAGAAAGGTACAGCTGTGTTAGTGAGGTACATGAGGGAGACAACAGAAAGATATTGATCTGTTTGTGTGGTACATGGGGGGAGACAACAGAAAGGTACAGCTGTGTTAGTGTGGTACAGTAGGGAGACAACAGAAAGATATTGATCTGTTTTGTTTGGTACATGGAGGAGACAGCAGAAAGATATTGATCTGGTTGTGTGGTAGATAAGGGAGACAACAGACAGATATTGATCTGTTTGTGTGGTAGATGAGTTTGTGTGGTAGATGAGGGAAACAACAGAAAGATATTCATCTGTTTGTGTGGTAGATGAGGGAGACAACAGAAAGGTGACACATGTATTCTGTCCACGCAGTACATGTTATAACTGTGTATTTGTGCTTGTCTAGACTTCCCCATGCAGCATCTTTTTACCAATTTGGCTCTAGCCCAGTAACTAGACCAAGTAACTAGTTACCAAGACCAGCTCTAGCAAGGTGGATTGGCTATGCTTAGAGAATGTCTGCCCTGTTCATCGAAGCATTTACCATGTTAACTTATGCCTAACATGTATTAGCATTATAATTAGTGTCACCATACTCTACAGTTTCTGGAACAGCAATTCTGTACCGATTGTGGATAACGCCGTTAGTTCTACACTTACCTGTTGCACGATAAAATGAAATCGTCTTTGCTTTCTTTGAACAGATATGTCCTAAAGGGATTGCAGATCGTGTAAATCTGGGTCTGATTCCTAGTTCGGAGCCTGGATGGCCTGTGGCTTGTGCAGCTCTTAAACCAGAAGGTGGATTGCTGCATATTCATGGTAATGTTACCACCATTGAGCCCAGCACTGCCATTTTGCAGGGAGAGAGGAATAGTGCCAATGCGAGTGGCATTTATGACAgcagtgaaagtgaaagtgaaagcaatTTAACTGAACACAACTGTGAAAGGGAGCTAAATGTGCTATCTAGTCTTGGGAATGATAGAGGCTTGGCAGAAAACAGGCCAAATTTGCACAATTTCTCACCTAGGACAGGGGATTCTTGTGACACTGGAgatggattatctccctttgtcaGTACCAGCGGTGCAGATGCCCAGGATGATATGAGCCCGGCTGAAGCTATACGAGTTTGTAGTAAGAGTGAACACTGGAATGAGGAAGACTATGTTAGAACAGATGGAACATCTAGACAGCTTTTGAAAACAGCATGTAAAGCCGCATTCCCATACTGGCTCAAATGGGCTGAGCAATCTCGGCCAGTGATCGAAGAAATTTTCTACACTATTTACAAGAAGTCCTGGAGGACTGAAATTCATCACATAGAACATGTCAAATCCTATGCTCCTCATGTCGATCATATAGTTGTAGACTTACTGTGTAGACCAAAGTAATAGGTTCTATTATCCAGTGTTGTTTCAAGGGAATAACCCgggttaaatatttttgtttgcaaTATTAAATGATCTCCCTTGAGAAGAATCCATCCTCGAATGAATTTATTAAATGCATCATCACCAAAATCAAATGGAATGTAAATGATGTCTTTTTCAGTAAGGCTGTGAATCAGAGTCTATGTATTTTACTCATTTTTTGCTCAggtaatttgaatattttttatatggGCTGCAAAGAAAGTCCTGCAGAGAAAATAAGTGAAAGGAGCATGTAAGTTTGCAGCTAAATTGAAACAGTATaagacatattacatgtaagacagaagacatacagcatgattgctggccactgttacgccgtactcaagaatatttcacttgtacgacggcggccttcattgtagtgggaggaaaccgggccaaacaaataataaaaaaaaaaaaaaaaacattacatcacAGTTAGTGTCAGTGAATGCTCTTTCGTGCCAGCTCAGCCgcatttatttgctttgttgAAAATAATACGTAGCATGGTTTATCTTTCGCGctggtgttacatgaagttttagtgcaacagTATTAAAGGTATTAGCCAATAGGAGTCCAATCGGTTGTACTCTATATGGGTTACTACATGAGCATACACTTTACCATCATAACGTACGTTTGCACAATATATCCCGAGGCCTTTTGCTCTGTAATTTGAGATTCGCCTACTTTCCGCTTCTTCAGTTATAAGAGACAATCACGACAGTTTCACGCTTTGTgctttgttacaaaataacataaaacgTTAAGCAATGATGTGCCAGGTGTCGAAAGAGACACTCGAGACAATATATGGCTGAAGTAACGCAGGATGTAacgttggaaaaaaaaaacactgagaAAATTGATGGGCAAGAACTTCCTTACTGACCAATCGCTATGCATTGTGTGAGATAATAAGTTCGCCTAACTACTAGTATATTTGATGGCCACGGTTTTCTGTAACAAGTCATGTGAACTGACAATTAACCCGCCCAATAGTGTGTCTTAACCCCGGTTAAGCTCAATTTAACACAGGaaaagatgtatgtacatgtacacagctacGAGCGATAACAATTACATTATCTTTATACCACATAACGCTTATTAACCCTTGACAAACCGAACTTCAACGAGATAAGCATCTGCCACCCTGTTTACGTTTAGAGAACGTGGGTGTTGGGCCAGAAAGATTATAAATCTCAGCCCCCCCCTCTCTGCACACACACATCTTGCACCTGCCGAGACAAAAAAGTTACGGAATCCCATAgcagatttattaatttacttacttAGTAATTTTCCACAAGGGTGGCCAGTTTAATAGGTACTCTCAGAaattaatcttttaaatttagaagaaaatatttttgtttgtttcagcaGATTATTCTCTTGATAGGCTAGCACACCTGTTCTACTAAGTCAGCATAAAGATTGTACTAgaataacaggatattatgttataataacagaatacagtctaacatcactcagacaacagattttgtgTTAAAGGTAACAGATTAGGTTTTTGAGAGTAGAGGAACCTAGTGTACCTGGAATAAGCCACCCGCCTagctgacagactttctcacataACGTCTATAGATGTCAGTAATATTATATACTACTTTAGATTCATACATACTCGTAAGTCTACGTGGGTTTAGTGATAACGAGGTCGAGGTATAGTCACGtaaatgttgaaaatgtttcacaagTTTTCGACCCATAAAACGGGATCTCTTTCGAGATCTCAGTAAGTGGGTGGAAAGCTTGGTGATGACCCGGATTCATTATTTCATGTCTGTAATACTGTTGGAAGGTAAGTAATCTCCCAGAACTTCATGTACGACCATCTACATGGCCTTAATTGCGAACGTGGTCGACCTCTTATTATCACCTGAAACTCGGAAACAGTGAAAGACAGGGATTGTCATGAGTTAACCGTCCGAGGCTGGGATTGAGCCAACACATCGTGCGTATTAGCGATTTAGAGACAAGCACCGATCATCACTCCGCCATGACCCGCCCTTCTATATCAtcagacatacatatgtaacaaCCCAATCGCAATCGCACTAGTGCGGTGAGCTCAAAATCATATTACCGCTTCGGTGGTTtagacattaaaaatggtacctgctGCTGCCTCGCTCGGCGCtcgagaggttagagcaaggaagcatgactggtcagcccggtgccagtataatgtgaatgtgcatatatgtacacacacatctaatgactcctcgtcgtcatatgactaaaattgttaagtgtgacgttaaacaccatgcattcattcaatcaAAACGATATTGCTGTAACAGCTTTCCACTTATAACGAACACGTTAAATATTACATTCACTGTAATATGCATGTTCTATAGACGTGTGGAGATAAACCGCGGGGTTTCGTACACAAAATAATCACAGATTTCTTCTCTTTTCTCTGTTTATTCAGCtttgtctgttatttttgtGTATACGCCACGAAACcgttatatatacacacatgtatatatcgtaTACGTAACATAACAACAATTAACAGTAACCAGGTAAACAGTTAACCGAAAATACAAACAAGCTTGTCGTACATAACATGTATCCCATAAGAAAGACTGAATTATTGATGAATTACTAATCCGTAATACAGCGTGAGCCTCCAACGGGTAGCTAgtaatacagaataataaattttcGAAAAGGGAGGGGTGCGCGGGTGAGTAACTGGAATATTTACTGACTCAAGACTAAGGACGAAAGTTTCAGTTATAGGAGATGTTAAAGCAAAGACTTTCATggaccaaaaaaacaaaaaaaaaaacactaaacgGAAATTACAGTATGATGAAATTTTGAACAGGATGTATGGTAGGCGGTTTATGGAAAGCCTATTGGTTTTCACCAGTTCTCGATGTTGTGAAAAGAACTAGTAATTCATGAGAGCATATACTTATCTAATACGTTAGGCTAACTTTTCAACAGCGGTATGTCACTTGCAGTCTGACGTTTTCAGTGATACCCACATTCACATGGTTACGGCGAAAATCACGTGGTTATTGTTATCGCGAATGTCACAGTAACCGTGTCGCTATGATTACTGTGGTCATAAAGTTACCGCGGCAACCATGATCACATGGTGAGTGTGGTAACCACATGCAGTCACATTGTTAAGCTCGGCAACAGGCTGTGGTGAACACAGTTATATGGTTACTGTGACAATTGCAGTTAGATGGTAACAAGCAAGGTCACATGGTTACTGTGATAACCACATGCAGCCACATGATCACCGCGGTAACCATGATCACATGATTACTGCAGTTATCACATGCAGTCACATGGTCACCGCGGCAACCATGATCACATAGTTCCTGTGGTAATCACATGCTGTCACATTGTTACCGCGGCAACCACAGACGCATGATAACTGTGACAATTACATACGGCTACTCTCTCTTTATTACAACTTCAGTGATGACTACAATTGTAACTCCTTGTCACACGTTTACAAGCAGTAGGTCTAAGTGACACATGCTTAGTGTTCATTAATAACACGTCACACATACTTATTTTTTAGTGGTGATGGTAATGGTATGGCTATAACTTTGGCCACACTTGATTAAATTGCACATATATGCGGCAATTACAGACTTTATGTGACGGAAATATAACCAACGACAGTCGGAAGTGAAATCTATAAGCGCATCCGGACATCCAAGAAGTACAGCCGATGATAAACAGGCCTCTGCAGGAAGTGTGACTTATGAATATATGGCCATGAAACTTGAAAGCCCAGTTTGAATACTTCTTCACTGGTTCGAAATTTTCCATGCATGGTTTAGCAGACAACGAGAGCTGGTGGTAAATGATCTTGTCTTGTGAGACTCGCACCTCGTAATTTCGCCGAGGACCTGAATGTCACTGTGACAGGAAGGCACCATAGGCTTGCGGACAGTAGCGTTTTCAGTTGATTGGAGGCAGCATTGTTGGTGGtgtttttgattggttggtgCGTTAGATGGGTCGACCAATTATTGGAAGATTCATCAGTGGTGTTAACCGTTGTAATTGACCTGTTTTTGGACCAATAAGGCCTTCCCCGCTAAAAGGAATTCGGGCCTAATCTGTGTATAGTCTGTTGTTCCCTTGTGCTTTTGCAATGGCGTTTTGTGGGGATACTACAAACGTATTACGCATGCATTGCGATATAACAATGGTCTGTTCAGTttggacccgagtcgccattgcgcGCGAAATGGTATCCCATTACTGGCTGGTCTGTTAGTGGTGCTGGCCATTGTAATCGGCCTGCCCCTGGACGACTTGCACAGTCACCCAGTCCATGAGTTCCCGCCAGGAACTCTCGTGAAGCGGCGTCCATTCCGCCAGCTTACTCTGCATACACTGCCTCATGGCCTCGGCGAAGTACTGAAACGGGAATAGTATGACATGTATGTTCCATTGCCTGAAACATGATATCCGGTGCACAAGAAAATCGATGACTATCTTAAATATGCAATTATTCAAAATTGGTATTTACGTACTAAATAGATATTAGACACCtttaaagaaaatttcaagACCATAGGTGCCAAAGTATAAAAGACAGCTGgatttttctcttgaaaatgTAGTCAAATACAGGAAGACCGAATCTTATTCACTTCAAAGCACTCAAGCTTTATAATAGCACTCTGACATTGTACTTTTCAGGCATACACATTTTTTTGTCACCTGAATTGCTTAAATTTTTGTTGAGATATGTACAAGCGTGAAATATCAGTTTTAGATTTAAAGATTTATGAAATTATGTAGGACcctatttaaaggagaagaaaacttaaaaacatgacactattgGCTGAAAATCTGGTggtttctatctggtggtgcctgctgcataattttgcgatttttcctcggcatacacgtaaagcctgaaaacggcaaagctggcataaatcgctgagtccatctcGCCCTCCaactttaacaccctgtaatttatgctgggggtgtgttgcctctcagccaatgagagtcctcaaaactgccggcttgttcgtgtaaactcggaacgtACGTCCAACACTCccgtttcccgatcgtcaaacggaaaacgaactgtactgttcactaccttctgtgaagaagagttctaccggaaatgtacgaactgcacttcggcaatttccgacggaaattctcctcctaagacagaagacttcaggactagttctttggcaaaatggaatcgcccacagcggatttggcgctgactttatttataacttaTCATCTTGAGGagcatattagaattttttatggcatgcacctgcgaagaaatgcatactcttttcattggtatttgtttgtaatttaagttttcttctcctttaagataTTTTTTCTGGCACGGCcgatgtatgtattttatttcattgacagGTGTTGAATGCAACACCCAAGAATTTCTTGTTGTTGATGGTGGTTTATACTTGTGGGTTGAGGTAATCGGAGAGTATGTAGAGAAATCAGGTACCTTACTGACAGTAAGCCACAGCGCACAAGCTCAGCCAGCGACAGCTGGACAAGAGCTTGCGACCTTATCGTTCCTATTGTCTGCGGTTGGCCAATGTATTAAAAGACGTTTACTTAGCAGGCCAGGGCAAAATAAGACAAAGGAATTTAGATCAGCTAAAACCATGGTGGAGAAttaattgaaaattttaatgAATCTGGAGTTTTCTCGGTATACATACAAAAGTATATACCAGCCATATAGTGGCCTTTGTCCTTTGtaaagaaaactgttttgcaCACTGAAGGCATAACATATGTAAGTCTAAAGTAATGGTCCTGACATACCGTGAAGTAGTAGGCGGGTATGTCATACCCCTTGCTACCATGACGACCCCCCAGCTGTTTTAACATGGGCACCACTTCCTCCAGATGATCCACGTGGTCCACAATCGTCCCTATGAACCGCATCACCCGACTCACGTGgaacatgtacttgttgttACTTTTGTTGTCTGCTTCATCCGTGTCCTTTAAGAATTCGAACCGCTCTTTTGTCCTGTGATAGTTGGCGAACATTCTGTTTGGAGGGAAAATCAACGGAAACCCTTGAGTATCAAGTGTAGCAGTGAGATTGAACAAATCCACATCGCGGCGTCGTTGAATTTGATTGACGTTTCCCGAAACTTTATTGCCATATCGATCGATATATTGTTATTTCAGTTCTTGAACACTGAAATTTTTCTTATTCAGACTGGAATACGCAAATCCAGCTCAGACCGCAGGTTCAGTCgcggctttaggtcaggaggtgtgtTATGTTATATGCGATGTTTTCTCTGGGTTCTGTACAGTATACCTTTCCTACTACCCTGCCACAGTAAATCCCTCATCGGTCACATTAGAAAAATATTGCTAAatgcatgtacgtatacatgtttggaatacatgtacgtatgcatGTTTGGAATATATGTACGTAGAATACAAGTTATGAAAAAAGTTATGAAATAACTTACTGAGATATAATTAGCTGAATGAACTATGTTTTAATAGCTTCTTGCATTACTTGGCACGAAGATCAACATTCATGTGACGACACTGCCTCATTACATGGAGTCGCAGTCCCAAGATTTACGGTAAGCCTACTAGCGCAAACCCGGGGCGGaacataccaaagactttttgtgactggttggggtctCATGTCCGATGTCTTCGGTGTGATACTTCAGTTACTGCAGCACCTTGGCGGCATAAACTCGCCCTTTCACAAGTAGACGGAGTATATAACGCCTAATGACTCCCCAACGtcaaatgattgaaaaattgttgagtacgatgtaaaaccccaagcctgtatacatacatgtatgcatacagcactacagtgtatatacatacctcGTGAAGACCAAATGCCCCGTGGTGCCGGGATCTCCGGCGATGAAGTGGGACCAGCTCTCCCGTAAGGCCCACTTCTGTCGCCCCGTCAAGTCCGGTCGGCGACCATTCCTTAGGTACCTCTCTCGTTCGAACAACCTGTGGTCAGAACTGAGCTGAAGTGAACCGTTAATCGCTCTCGGTTTAGGCCTGCATGAGCAATGTTAAATCGTCAAAATTACCGTTGTTCGTCAAAACTACCGTTGTTCGTCAAAATTACtgttgtttttcaaaattacCGTTGTTCGTTATTTTAAAAACTAGATGgcattacacatgtatgctaACGTGTTGTATTACTGGCCCTTCGAAAAAACAACCTGTTAGATAATTCAAAAAGTTTAGATCTTGAAATGTCTAATTATATAAAGGTTCAAACGAAGATATGAAAGAAAATGCAAGTAAATAAAGCTGACACTCACTGAAGGAAGACTGCAGTTGCTATCCTCTCTCGTTCCTTATCCATTTTGGACTGAAAGATCAAACAGTGAAATATCAACCAATATATGGCTGCCTGGATCGATAATGATTTCGTACCAACAAGTTTTGATGGTGGGAAAAGTACACTATTTCACGATACAGAGTTATACAGTTACCTCAacgaaaaaaacaaactcaGATCTGAGCAAAAAGAAACTGATTGAACAATAATCGAAACAAAGGAAAACGCCAGAGAACGATGTGAACACATTAGCCTACCATAGAAAAATGACTGCAGTGTTTGTACAGtaccaatgttttttttcatgtcgCAGTAATTAGTATATGAAGTTTGACACGATGAATGGCAAATGCAGGCGCGTTTTCCCTACAGGAAGATTGTAATTACCAGGATGAAGGAGAGCACAATCCCACGCTTCAGTAACTGCGGCGATATTATCTGACATAAGGGTAAATATTGAGTTTTTGTGGAAATGTCAATATCGTGTAATAAACAGGCGATATACATCGTGGCAATATCTGTCAAAATGTTAGAGAAAAACCCAAGAAAATTCACGGCCAAAACCTGTGATACATTTCTTTGTAAACACATCAGTTGTTGGCAAGAGTATATGCAGAATGCAGACAGTCGAGATATTTCATGGTAATGAgagatttttctttctttctttcttttccacCTTTTTTCAGAACCGATCAAACAGAGGTACACAAAGCTCATTCGCGTCTTCTTAATTGTATCAAAGTAATTGAAAGTACTTACCGACTTACGAAGGTAGGCTATAAACCGCTTATAGCTTGCACCTAAGTAACAGCGAAATCGGTGTCGAAAAGATTGCATGGAAAGTTATATATGGTTTAAACCAAAGCATGGACATCCGTGTCTTCCCTTCCCGTCCATGCAAGGTCACCAGTACTTGTGCTTCACCTACTGGTATAATTGCCTGCTAATTGCAGTCGAAGAAATTTGCATGTAAATAGAGTCCTGTATATTCGCATAGCTATTGGTTTTTTCACACGAATGTACTTATGATGGCTGCCACTCATGAGGCTATTTCCTGATGAAGCATATATGCATGAATATCTTGGGGTGTAATATGTGTCTTTACAATAAGAGGAGCAGAATAggcagtatatgtacaagtgtGATCATCAGAGATAATGACGCTCggtagaaaatataaaaatactgaTTGGCGTTAATAAAACCACCTGTAATAAGAGGTATTGagaaactatatgtatataaatatacatgtatacataaagaaACGTGTAAATACACTGGGTAGGCTAATATCATGCAGCATCATTGTGTGCTGTTTAAAACGACGCGCAGATGAAAATATTAACATCTTGCCACCTGGACCTGGTTCAACAAAGCTGTTTGGGACTTAGGTCAAACTTTAAAAACTAATTTTGATACcgaagttgaaatttagacaaGTGGTTAGGCGCGGTGGGGTgggttgtgggggggggggggggaggacaAAGTTTAAATTTCCAAAGCCCAAATATAAGCTGTAAGAccgcatttcaaattttgactaaaatcAGAAATGGTTTCGTGGAATCGACCGGTGACATTTA encodes the following:
- the LOC135468779 gene encoding tRNA wybutosine-synthesizing protein 2 homolog, which codes for MTELSGTSAVLVWKKDAQLFRKSLEASGVWDGSRRLKCVGPNQVAIPVLDGATAKKLLEDRWPQRNECMGIEVISLDLPASKTSLLKQPHGILVENIRTLMEKSNIVLTPDMLKTIPKHWQIHGDLILLPSGAFPESKWPDTGSQLWNIVAKALGCQRVARKHAIASDGFRSPQVDLLLGDSAWVEHIDNGIKYSYDMTQCMFSCGNVTEKMRVAQFDCRGETVVDLYAGIGYFTLPFLVHAHAQMVHACEWNPAAAESLRRNLALNGVTEKCVVHEGDNRKICPKGIADRVNLGLIPSSEPGWPVACAALKPEGGLLHIHGNVTTIEPSTAILQGERNSANASGIYDSSESESESNLTEHNCERELNVLSSLGNDRGLAENRPNLHNFSPRTGDSCDTGDGLSPFVSTSGADAQDDMSPAEAIRVCSKSEHWNEEDYVRTDGTSRQLLKTACKAAFPYWLKWAEQSRPVIEEIFYTIYKKSWRTEIHHIEHVKSYAPHVDHIVVDLLCRPK